In the Paralichthys olivaceus isolate ysfri-2021 chromosome 17, ASM2471397v2, whole genome shotgun sequence genome, one interval contains:
- the cops9 gene encoding COP9 signalosome complex subunit 9 produces the protein MKPAVDEMFPEGAGPYVDLDEAGGSSGLLMDLAANEKAVHSDFFNDFEDLFDDDDLQ, from the exons ATGAAACCTGCGGTGGACGAGATGTTTCCCGAGGGAGCGGGTCCCTACGTGGACCTGGACGAG GCAGGAGGCAGCAGCGGTCTGCTAATGGATCTGGCAGCCAATGAAAAAGCAGTTCACTCGGATTTCTTTaatg ATTTTGAGGATCTTTTCGACGACGATGACCTGCAGTGA
- the and1 gene encoding actinodin1 → MAGRRRTSFSGVFITAALAVMLLPAFLSAGPIGQKAKGDAGDSVQEKANAAASQRRLSRNRRNISWYKQHSDFWNWYKFFTDNGNQEAVHEMDRIYLAYLQNKNRAEGRRSYKAYLRHLGDIYKSCADSDDPNCVSAYTSRPQPKPEPPKPAPVKTCDPTKDTYCLYAALMQGKSPYQPLVLPAATPAAAPAKAPAPLYVRSAPAKDPQSGYHYYAPSTTPFLSKEQKAELLRICTADDVECLQYHLRAAYGHTPSAGPLPSYAHLGCDPKKDPSCKPKLVQKAPSGLYLQYPNCDPVRDPACAYAASLVAPRAPKQPAPAGPGSCNPLYEDGCNPLSATRFATPPESYKNDEADEAAAIRVAPPAAEQNNDPYAMFRDAYAHANRGSDPYAMFQQRPASPPASPAANDPYALLRRFMAQAQQSDPYSPRMEAAPESNPNDPFSAIREAAGAMHRRGPSNPRQQFPFSNPSYEEPAQEERHPLGPPGKTKEGYDCFIGYDRECYPVKPTEPRSGVHRHMPYPAEPYEPHLNADGTRSGVMEPSNPDCDPEYDRDCRLRRYEPEQPHVEAQPEHHAGEDHSQGAAEREHQPEQLEQEQYEGEPYESGQEEPHMSYPHMSYPQMSKGIPSLQDILRLYGGQNPEQDDHRAYAGDYRKK, encoded by the exons atggCTGGACGGAGGAGAACCAGTTTCTCTGGTGTGTTCATCACCGCTGCGCTGGCTGTGATGCTGCTGCCCG CGTTCCTGTCTGCCGGACCAATCGGGCAAAAGGCCAAAGGAGATG CGGGGGACAGTGTCCAGGAGAAAGCGAAcgctgcagcctcacagaggAGGCTGAGCCGCAACCGCAGGAACATCAGCTGGTACAAACAGCACTCGGACTTCTGGAACTGGTACAAGTTTTTCACAGACAACGGCAACCAGGAGGCA GTTCACGAGATGGACCGCATCTACCTGGCCTACCTCCAGAACAAGAACCGCGCAGAGGGCCGTCGCTCCTACAAGGCCTACCTGCGCCACCTGGGGGATATCTACAAGTCCTGCGCAGATTCCGACGACCCCAACTGCGTGTCCGCCTACACCAGCAGGCCCCAACCAAAACCCGAGCCCCCCAAGCCTGCACCGGTAAAAACCTGTGACCCCACCAAGGACACTTACTGCCTGTATGCTGCTCTGATGCAGGGCAAGAGTCCCTACCAGCCCCTGGTGCTCCCAGCGGCCACCCCTGCCGCAGCACCTGCCAAGGCCCCAGCGCCTCTGTACGTTCGCTCTGCTCCAGCAAAGGACCCACAGTCTGGGTATCACTACTACGCTCCATCCACAACACCTTTCCTCTCCAAG gAGCAGAAGGCTGAGCTGCTGCGGATCTGCACCGCTGATGACGTGGAGTGTCTCCAGTATCACCTGAGAGCAGCCTATGGGCACACACCCTCCGCCGGGCCCCTGCCCTCTTACGCTCACCTCGGCTGTGATCCCAAGAAAGACCCCTCCTGCAAACCCAAACTGGTGCAGAAAGCCCCCTCTGGTCTCTACCTGCAGTACCCCAACTGTGACCCTGTCAGGGATCCTGCCTGTGCCTACGCAGCCTCCCTCGTG gcgCCCCGTGCTCCTAAACAACCTGCCCCTGCTGGCCCTGGATCTTGCAACCCTCTTTACGAAGACGGCTGCAACCCCCTGAGCGCCACCAGATTCGCCACTCCCCCAGAGTCGTACAAAAACGATGAGGCAGATGAGGCCGCCGCCATCCGTGtcgctcctccagctgctgagcAGAACAACGACCCCTATGCCATGTTCAGGGATGCTTATGCTCATGCTAACAGAGGTTCTGATCCTTATGCTATGTTCCAGCAGCgtccagcttctcctccagcttcacctgcagctaATGACCCATATGCTCTTCTGCGACGCTTCATGGCCCAAGCTCAACAAAGTGACCCATACTCTCCACGCATGGAGGCTGCTCCAGAGTCCAACCCCAACGATCCTTTCTCTGCGATCCGTGAGGCGGCAGGTGCCATGCATCGCCGCGGTCCGTCCAACCCCAGGCAGCAGTTCCCTTTCTCTAACCCCAGTTATGAAGAGCCTGCCCAAGAGGAGCGCCACCCTCTGGGCCCCCCAGGTAAGACCAAGGAGGGATATGACTGCTTCATCGGCTACGACCGTGAATGCTACCCCGTGAAGCCCACTGAGCCTCGCTCTGGCGTCCACCGCCACATGCCCTATCCTGCCGAGCCCTACGAGCCTCACCTGAATGCCGACGGCACACGAAGCGGCGTCATGGAGCCATCCAACCCTGATTGTGACCCCGAGTACGACAGGGACTGCCGCCTGCGTCGCTACGAGCCCGAGCAGCCCCATGTCGAAGCCCAGCCCGAGCATCACGCCGGGGAGGACCACAgccagggggcagcagagagagagcatcagccagagcagctggagcaggagcagtACGAGGGGGAGCCCTACGAGAGTGGCCAGGAGGAGCCTCACATGTCCTACCCTCACATGTCCTACCCTCAGATGTCAAAGGGGATCCCGAGCCTGCAGGACATCCTGAGGCTCTACGGAGGCCAGAACCCCGAGCAGGATGATCACAGAGCTTACGCAGGCGACTACCGCAAGaaataa